A genomic stretch from Erwinia sp. E_sp_B01_1 includes:
- the ndk gene encoding nucleoside-diphosphate kinase, with product MTIERTFSIVKPNAVAKNVIGAIFNRFESAGFKIVGSKMLHLSKEQAEGFYAEHQGKPFFDGLVEFMTSGPVVVSVLEGENAVQRHRDLMGATNPANALAGTLRADYADSFTENATHGSDSAESAAREIAYFFGEGEVCPRTR from the coding sequence ATGACTATCGAACGTACTTTTTCTATCGTAAAACCGAACGCGGTGGCAAAAAACGTTATTGGTGCCATCTTCAACCGTTTTGAAAGCGCTGGCTTCAAAATTGTAGGCAGCAAAATGCTGCACCTGAGCAAAGAGCAGGCTGAAGGTTTCTACGCTGAGCACCAGGGCAAGCCGTTCTTCGACGGTCTGGTAGAGTTCATGACTTCTGGCCCGGTTGTAGTTTCCGTACTGGAAGGCGAGAACGCCGTTCAGCGTCACCGTGACCTGATGGGCGCAACTAACCCGGCTAACGCTCTGGCGGGTACTCTGCGTGCAGATTACGCTGACAGCTTCACCGAGAACGCGACCCACGGTTCTGACTCTGCTGAGTCTGCTGCCCGTGAAATCGCTTACTTCTTCGGCGAAGGCGAAGTTTGCCCACGCACCCGTTAA
- the pilW gene encoding type IV pilus biogenesis/stability protein PilW → MGKGFPLWLALLLLTGCQQTQYPGELTQIRLQLGLDYLARDNLPAAQRNLQQAVTLSPQDYRTHLALARFYQRSEDRGAASEHYRKALLLAGQNRDVINNYGAFLCSLGQYDAAQQQFSKAAELPENGVRADARENAGYCYLQAGEQDKARIALTEATQNAVDKGRVLLAEAERRFGKNEHEISRLLLDVYHHNFSASAESLWLEIRFAALAQHPERIKQAGQQLARNFPQSKQHLHYLANEY, encoded by the coding sequence ATGGGCAAAGGATTCCCACTCTGGCTGGCACTTCTGTTACTCACAGGTTGCCAGCAGACTCAGTACCCTGGCGAACTGACTCAGATCCGGCTGCAGCTGGGGCTTGATTATCTGGCAAGGGATAATTTGCCCGCCGCTCAGCGTAATCTGCAGCAGGCAGTGACCTTATCGCCGCAGGATTATCGTACTCATCTGGCGTTGGCGCGGTTTTACCAGCGTTCAGAGGACAGAGGGGCTGCCAGCGAGCATTACCGGAAGGCGCTGCTGCTGGCGGGACAAAACCGCGACGTAATCAATAATTACGGTGCGTTTCTCTGTAGTTTAGGGCAGTATGATGCGGCTCAACAGCAGTTCAGCAAAGCCGCTGAACTCCCTGAAAACGGCGTACGTGCCGATGCAAGGGAAAATGCCGGCTACTGTTATCTGCAGGCCGGAGAGCAGGATAAGGCACGTATCGCGCTGACTGAGGCGACACAAAACGCTGTGGACAAAGGCAGAGTTTTGCTGGCAGAAGCCGAAAGGCGATTTGGAAAGAATGAGCACGAAATATCGCGGCTCCTTTTAGATGTTTATCACCATAATTTTTCTGCTTCGGCAGAGAGTCTGTGGTTAGAGATTCGCTTCGCCGCGCTGGCGCAGCACCCCGAACGCATTAAGCAGGCGGGGCAGCAGCTGGCGCGAAATTTTCCACAATCGAAACAGCATCTGCATTATTTAGCTAATGAATACTGA
- a CDS encoding bifunctional tRNA (adenosine(37)-C2)-methyltransferase TrmG/ribosomal RNA large subunit methyltransferase RlmN, with product MSEQILTPSSASPVITTPNKEKINLLDLNRQQMREFFASLGEKPFRADQVMKWMYHYCSDDFDEMTDINKVFRGKLKELAEIRAPEVSEEHRSTDGTIKWVINVGGQQVETVYIPEKDRATLCVSSQVGCALECKFCSTAQQGFNRNLRVSEIIGQVWRAAKIIGASKVTGQRPITNVVMMGMGEPLLNLKNVVPAMEIMLDDFGFGLSKRRVTLSTSGVVPALDKLGDMIDVALAISLHAPNDAIRDEIVPINKKYNIETFLGAVSRYIAKSNANQGRVTIEYVMLDHVNDSTDNAHELAELLKNTPCKINLIPWNPFPGAPYGRSSNSRIDRFSKVLMDYGFTTIVRKTRGDDIDAACGQLAGEVIDRTKRTLRKKMAGESISVKAL from the coding sequence ATGTCTGAACAAATTTTGACTCCGTCGTCCGCATCACCCGTCATCACCACGCCAAACAAAGAAAAAATCAACCTGCTCGATCTGAATCGTCAGCAAATGCGCGAGTTTTTTGCCAGTCTGGGCGAGAAACCTTTCCGTGCCGATCAGGTGATGAAGTGGATGTATCATTACTGCAGTGATGATTTTGATGAGATGACCGACATCAATAAAGTTTTCCGCGGCAAGCTGAAAGAGCTGGCCGAAATCCGCGCACCGGAAGTGTCTGAAGAACATCGCTCAACCGATGGCACCATCAAATGGGTCATTAACGTGGGCGGTCAACAGGTTGAAACCGTATACATCCCTGAGAAAGATCGTGCCACTCTCTGCGTCTCTTCGCAGGTTGGCTGCGCACTGGAATGTAAGTTCTGTTCCACGGCTCAGCAAGGATTTAACCGTAACCTGCGTGTTTCCGAAATTATTGGTCAGGTCTGGCGTGCAGCAAAAATCATAGGGGCTTCTAAAGTCACTGGTCAGCGGCCAATCACTAACGTGGTCATGATGGGCATGGGCGAGCCTCTGCTCAATCTGAAGAATGTTGTACCAGCGATGGAAATCATGCTGGATGACTTTGGGTTTGGCCTGTCTAAACGCCGAGTTACGCTTTCAACTTCTGGCGTGGTCCCTGCGCTGGATAAACTGGGCGACATGATTGACGTTGCGCTGGCAATCTCACTGCATGCACCGAATGACGCGATCCGTGACGAAATTGTGCCGATCAATAAAAAGTACAATATCGAGACGTTCCTGGGCGCGGTCAGCCGTTACATTGCAAAATCTAACGCCAATCAGGGCCGGGTTACGATTGAGTACGTTATGCTGGATCATGTGAATGACAGCACGGACAATGCTCATGAGCTCGCGGAACTGTTAAAGAACACCCCGTGCAAAATCAACCTGATCCCGTGGAACCCCTTCCCGGGGGCACCTTATGGTCGCAGTTCGAACAGTCGCATCGACCGCTTTTCTAAAGTGTTGATGGATTACGGTTTTACCACTATTGTGCGTAAGACGCGTGGCGACGATATCGATGCCGCCTGTGGGCAGCTGGCCGGGGAAGTGATTGACCGTACCAAACGGACATTGCGTAAAAAAATGGCCGGTGAATCCATTTCTGTGAAAGCGCTCTGA